A stretch of Manis javanica isolate MJ-LG chromosome 1, MJ_LKY, whole genome shotgun sequence DNA encodes these proteins:
- the RHOB gene encoding rho-related GTP-binding protein RhoB, whose protein sequence is MAAIRKKLVVVGDGACGKTCLLIVFSKDEFPEVYVPTVFENYVADIEVDGKQVELALWDTAGQEDYDRLRPLSYPDTDVILMCFSVDSPDSLENIPEKWVPEVKHFCPNVPIILVANKKDLRSDEHVRTELARMKQEPVRTDDGRAMAVRIQAYDYLECSAKTKEGVREVFETATRAALQKRYGSQNGCINCCKVL, encoded by the coding sequence ATGGCGGCCATCCGCAAGAAGCTGGTGGTGGTGGGCGACGGCGCGTGCGGCAAGACGTGCCTGCTGATAGTGTTCAGTAAGGACGAGTTCCCCGAGGTGTACGTGCCCACCGTCTTCGAGAACTATGTGGCCGACATCGAGGTGGATGGCAAGCAGGTGGAGCTGGCGCTGTGGGATACGGCGGGCCAGGAGGACTACGACCGCCTGCGGCCGCTCTCCTACCCCGACACCGACGTGATCCTCATGTGCTTCTCCGTGGACAGCCCAGATTCGTTGGAGAACATCCCCGAGAAGTGGGTGCCGGAGGTGAAGCACTTCTGCCCCAACGTGCCCATCATCTTGGTGGCCAACAAAAAAGACCTGCGCAGCGACGAGCACGTCCGCACAGAGCTGGCCCGCATGAAGCAGGAACCGGTGCGCACGGATGACGGCCGCGCCATGGCCGTGCGCATCCAAGCCTACGACTACCTCGAGTGTTCCGCCAAGACCAAGGAGGGCGTGCGCGAGGTCTTCGAGACGGCCACGCGCGCCGCGCTGCAGAAGCGCTACGGCTCCCAGAACGGCTGCATCAACTGCTGCAAGGTGCTATGA